The Coffea eugenioides isolate CCC68of chromosome 8, Ceug_1.0, whole genome shotgun sequence genome has a segment encoding these proteins:
- the LOC113781169 gene encoding uncharacterized protein LOC113781169 translates to MAPNRELYGGTHNNNSTVSRKPQILPMENLHRTISDISFELSKEAAAADNDAKLPPISEVEDAACECCGMSEECTPDYIKRMREKFSGKLICGLCAEAVTEEMAKNGGKREAALNEHMNACVRFNRLGRAYPVLYQAEAMREILKKNRAKSLSPRDAAAPKKGGIARSSSCIPAITKEMNNREMVN, encoded by the coding sequence ATGGCACCTAACAGGGAGCTATATGGTGGAACTCACAACAATAACAGCACCGTTTCACGCAAGCCTCAAATACTCCCAATGGAAAATCTCCATCGAACAATCTCTGATATCTCGTTCGAACTAAGTAAAGAAGCTGCTGCTGCTGATAATGATGCAAAGCTTCCCCCAATTTCTGAGGTTGAGGATGCAGCGTGCGAGTGCTGTGGCATGAGTGAAGAGTGCACCCCAGATTACATCAAAAGAATGCGCGAAAAGTTCTCAGGGAAGCTCATCTGTGGCCTGTGTGCTGAAGCTGTTACTGAAGAGATGGCGAAAAATGGAGGAAAAAGAGAAGCCGCCCTGAATGAGCACATGAATGCATGTGTCAGGTTCAACAGGCTTGGCAGGGCATATCCCGTGCTTTACCAGGCTGAGGCCATGAGAGAAATCTTGAAAAAGAATAGGGCAAAGTCCCTCAGTCCTAGAGACGCGGCTGCCCCAAAGAAAGGTGGGATTGCCAGGAGTTCAAGTTGCATTCCAGCGATTACAAAGGAGATGAACAATCGAGAAATGGTTAATTGA